In Dreissena polymorpha isolate Duluth1 unplaced genomic scaffold, UMN_Dpol_1.0 chrUn001, whole genome shotgun sequence, one DNA window encodes the following:
- the LOC127863161 gene encoding collagen alpha-1(X) chain-like — protein MATRLMRSRPFYEGRGYDPATGIFTASVAGLYMFTVQYCPFPASMVYLEITHEGKPLQRSYHYEKVYGVCVSMQTFAKVAMGEKVWVRSIYSGDLYHQEGYMWNSFAGFLVHL, from the coding sequence ATGGCAACCAGGCTAATGCGTTCAAGACCGTTCTACGAAGGTCGAGGATATGACCCTGCCACTGGAATCTTCACGGCGTCTGTCGCTGGACTGTACATGTTCACGGTTCAGTACTGTCCTTTTCCAGCCTCGATGGTTTACCTTGAGATTACACATGAAGGGAAACCGTTGCAGAGATCATATCACTACGAGAAAGTTTATGGAGTCTGTGTCAGCATGCAGACCTTCGCTAAAGTTGCGATGGGGGAAAAGGTCTGGGTGCGGTCTATTTATTCGGGTGACCTTTACCATCAAGAGGGGTATATGTGGAACAGCTTTGCTGGGTTCCTGgtgcatttataa
- the LOC127863162 gene encoding uncharacterized protein LOC127863162, protein MAMIPSQLGTRTQSWISDIFLPYFVNCPNEPIIIKPGEVINVSMPNAKDNSGLQPTISTEPQNFTIPFFVLKDTIVRITASDEMLNSAVCNLAIRVKDPNPCKIPVVSEGVDFTEKKTGQYEATCKQHRMSVVPPSTMYTCSNKTGWSQTFVPDCVPEGV, encoded by the exons ATGGCAATGATTCCCAGTCAGCTGGGAACAAGGACTCAGTCGTGGATATCAG ACATTTTCCTGCCATATTTTGTCAACTGTCCAAATGAACCAATCATCATCAAACCAGGGGAGGTAATCAATGTTTCAATGCCAAATGCAAAGGACAACTCAGGGTTGCAACCAACCATATCTACTGAGCCACAAAACTTCACAATTCCCTTCTTTGTTTTGAAG gatACAATTGTTCGGATCACTGCCTCAGACGAGATGTTAAACAGTGCTGTATGTAACCTTGCAATCCGGGTTAAAG ACCCCAACCCATGCAAGATCCCAGTTGTATCAGAGGGCGTCGATTTCACAGAGAAAAAAACTGGCCAGTATGAGGCCACATGCAAACAGCATCGAATGTCTGTTGTTCCCCCTAGCACGATGTACACTTGCTCCAACAAGACTGGCTGGAGTCAGACCTTTGTTCCAGACTGTGTACCAGAAGGTG